Proteins found in one Nitratiruptor sp. SB155-2 genomic segment:
- a CDS encoding thiosulfate oxidation carrier complex protein SoxZ, with translation MSKKFNWRRGVVKPTTREYKVGDVVIFQAITIHPMDTGFQKDKHSGQLKPRFFVKELVIFYNDKQVCSFDFEVSSSPNPKVKFPLRIKGPGVVKAVWMDNRGNRFEKSTKINPK, from the coding sequence ATGAGTAAGAAGTTTAATTGGAGACGAGGGGTTGTTAAGCCAACGACAAGAGAGTACAAAGTTGGTGATGTGGTGATTTTTCAAGCGATTACCATTCATCCGATGGATACAGGTTTTCAAAAAGATAAGCATTCTGGCCAGCTCAAGCCGAGATTTTTTGTAAAAGAGCTTGTTATTTTTTATAACGACAAGCAGGTATGCAGTTTTGACTTTGAAGTGAGTTCGAGTCCAAATCCAAAGGTCAAATTTCCGCTTCGCATCAAGGGTCCAGGAGTCGTAAAAGCTGTGTGGATGGACAACAGGGGGAACAGGTTTGAAAAAAGTACGAAAATAAATCCAAAATAG
- a CDS encoding NERD domain-containing protein, translating into MRQGVLNIFTRLGIGQKGEDEVLEAIRKLLQESSNNYFLIPKAKISNGTSTIEIDLTLLHATLGIFAIEVKNWKSLEYISPTNDPFEQVSLYKNILLGHIEDNLGKIPINVEYRVVFPNISKNEGDIFFQKNPKYKNYYNHTFFQEDLNDRALFKRFFHATKNLIPNKKEFLAIASLLVDKKSIEKKKEKILPVITQNEIMFFDYKQLSILNNYTSGFRIIRGVAGTGKTVILTNFIINRIKNDPDEKILVLCFNKQLKSIISSAFNESEQKNVAVLSLFDLLKRIDFDEEAVGIDEKDSFNEKFEKLKTKAATNEFQKKFRLRLEKKPIDLFLCDETQDMPPNLMRVIYEEIKDCIFFIDEAQKFYTYSMNSIAEVFHHPSFPKISMKGRVKNLKNVYRTPSNISKCAFEILSYDTKLNAYYRKSHYLDKSFLNDINFLLADGTIHIGEYEEFLDLKEFIAQKEYKDITILTHYKDTVQKWQRHFQKGGFNHIKVMTFQSIKGLESDLIILHNLDEFLKIVDQKESELLYRKLYVLLTRAKKEVVISLPKEYQSPSQKVEKVLHTLKKYASTHVENEDNVTTAKLIPTIKKYKEEAEMVVLAAELFSLVAGIFA; encoded by the coding sequence ATGCGGCAAGGAGTCTTAAACATATTTACTCGCCTGGGCATTGGACAAAAAGGGGAAGATGAAGTATTGGAGGCTATTAGAAAACTTTTGCAAGAATCATCCAATAACTATTTTCTCATACCCAAAGCCAAAATTTCCAATGGCACAAGCACCATTGAGATCGACCTCACACTGCTTCACGCAACATTGGGCATCTTTGCGATAGAAGTAAAAAACTGGAAATCCCTTGAGTACATCTCTCCAACCAATGATCCATTTGAACAAGTATCTCTTTATAAAAATATCCTTTTGGGACATATCGAAGACAATTTGGGAAAAATCCCGATCAATGTGGAGTATAGAGTCGTTTTTCCCAATATCTCCAAGAATGAGGGAGATATCTTCTTTCAAAAAAATCCTAAATACAAAAACTATTATAACCACACCTTCTTTCAAGAGGATCTCAATGATAGAGCGCTTTTTAAAAGATTTTTTCATGCAACCAAAAATTTGATTCCAAATAAAAAAGAGTTTTTGGCTATCGCATCGCTTCTTGTGGATAAAAAGAGTATAGAAAAGAAGAAGGAGAAGATTCTTCCGGTCATCACCCAAAATGAAATCATGTTTTTTGATTATAAACAGTTAAGTATCCTCAACAACTACACAAGTGGTTTTCGAATCATCAGAGGGGTTGCCGGAACGGGAAAAACAGTCATCTTAACAAATTTCATCATCAATAGAATCAAAAATGATCCCGATGAAAAAATCCTCGTTTTGTGCTTCAACAAACAGCTCAAGAGTATCATTTCGAGTGCGTTCAATGAATCGGAACAAAAAAATGTAGCGGTTTTATCGCTGTTTGATCTTTTAAAAAGAATCGATTTTGACGAAGAGGCTGTCGGAATCGACGAAAAAGATTCCTTCAATGAAAAGTTTGAAAAACTCAAAACCAAAGCTGCGACAAATGAATTTCAAAAGAAATTTCGCTTGCGTCTAGAAAAAAAGCCTATCGATCTCTTTCTATGCGATGAAACGCAAGACATGCCACCAAATCTGATGAGAGTGATCTATGAAGAGATCAAAGACTGCATCTTTTTTATAGACGAAGCACAAAAATTTTACACCTACTCCATGAACTCCATCGCAGAGGTGTTCCATCATCCCAGCTTTCCAAAAATCTCCATGAAAGGGAGAGTCAAAAACTTAAAAAATGTCTACAGAACGCCCTCAAATATCTCAAAATGCGCTTTTGAGATCCTCTCCTACGATACAAAACTCAATGCATACTATAGAAAATCCCACTATCTTGATAAAAGTTTTTTGAATGATATCAACTTTTTATTAGCCGATGGAACGATCCACATAGGAGAGTATGAAGAGTTTTTAGATCTCAAAGAGTTCATTGCACAAAAAGAGTACAAAGATATCACTATTCTTACCCATTACAAAGATACGGTACAAAAATGGCAACGCCATTTTCAAAAAGGCGGGTTCAACCACATCAAAGTTATGACTTTTCAATCCATCAAAGGACTGGAATCTGATCTGATCATTCTGCACAATCTGGATGAGTTTTTAAAAATCGTTGATCAAAAAGAGTCAGAACTGCTCTATCGAAAACTCTATGTTCTGTTGACCCGAGCAAAAAAAGAGGTTGTCATCTCTTTGCCAAAAGAGTATCAATCTCCCTCGCAGAAAGTTGAAAAAGTTCTTCACACACTCAAAAAATATGCATCTACACATGTTGAAAATGAAGATAATGTAACTACGGCAAAATTGATTCCAACCATTAAAAAGTATAAAGAAGAAGCGGAGATGGTTGTTTTAGCGGCAGAACTTTTTAGTCTCGTAGCAGGTATTTTTGCTTAA
- a CDS encoding DUF309 domain-containing protein has protein sequence MKALQEFIDLIKKEQFYEAHEVLEEIWFPRRKSKDVYILVLKGFINASVALELRRLGRVENAKKVWQNYLKYKVLINECKEPFFERTAKFLDSCYDKYLS, from the coding sequence ATGAAAGCTTTACAAGAATTTATCGATCTTATAAAAAAAGAGCAGTTTTATGAAGCACATGAAGTGCTCGAAGAGATTTGGTTTCCAAGAAGAAAGAGCAAAGATGTGTATATTTTGGTTTTAAAAGGATTTATCAACGCTTCTGTGGCCCTGGAGCTTAGAAGGCTCGGAAGAGTGGAAAATGCAAAAAAAGTGTGGCAAAACTATTTGAAATATAAAGTTTTGATCAACGAATGCAAAGAGCCATTTTTTGAAAGGACAGCCAAATTTTTGGACAGCTGCTATGACAAATATCTATCATGA
- a CDS encoding SagB family peptide dehydrogenase: MKGQPNFWTAAMTNIYHEATKHSYWSVRKNPNYLDWSKQPIPFKIYPTTYPFIPLDMNNPLHTFIYRIGGINAKKVYPGVEYYLRTIPSAGALYPVEIYFQSRGVDGLENGIYHFSVAENGLKFLYPLQEDEGIEIFFEKKRQIKGFIFLFSTIYYRSSWKYKNRAFRYCLLDTGHALGALEVSAFLFERAYYILYDFDKEALNEAFGFESREFFLSSAVVGIPLEKEAKLFDMKLPFVDGTRTFEQNSVIEDAYKETLYLKNCKANFRFPKFPFEPKRLEEAVMQRRSIRDFEGKYIKKEQFEFILSWMRNPVPSDCDEKVDIWYVINRVDGLQPGLYKNSELVKEGDFHNKAGYLCLEQALGSQSAVTFFLTSHGENYQPLYQKAGLIGHRCYIASEYLGIGCSGIGAYYDDEVREFLQTDDMVLYALAIGI; the protein is encoded by the coding sequence TTGAAAGGACAGCCAAATTTTTGGACAGCTGCTATGACAAATATCTATCATGAAGCGACGAAACACTCCTACTGGAGCGTTCGTAAAAACCCAAACTATTTAGACTGGTCCAAACAGCCTATTCCTTTTAAAATATATCCTACAACATACCCTTTTATTCCACTAGATATGAATAATCCTTTGCACACATTCATCTATCGAATAGGTGGTATCAACGCAAAAAAGGTCTATCCTGGAGTCGAATACTATCTTCGTACCATTCCAAGTGCCGGAGCCCTATATCCGGTTGAGATCTATTTTCAATCTAGAGGTGTCGATGGACTCGAGAATGGAATATACCATTTTAGCGTAGCCGAAAATGGCCTTAAATTTTTGTATCCGTTACAGGAGGATGAGGGTATAGAGATATTCTTTGAAAAAAAGAGGCAAATCAAAGGTTTTATTTTTCTCTTTTCTACGATCTATTACCGCTCCAGCTGGAAATATAAAAATAGAGCCTTTCGATATTGTTTGCTCGATACCGGCCATGCCTTAGGAGCATTGGAGGTAAGTGCCTTTTTGTTTGAAAGAGCCTACTATATTTTGTATGACTTCGATAAAGAAGCTTTGAATGAAGCTTTTGGATTTGAAAGCAGGGAGTTTTTCTTAAGTAGTGCAGTTGTAGGTATCCCGTTGGAAAAAGAAGCAAAATTGTTCGATATGAAACTGCCTTTTGTTGATGGTACAAGAACATTTGAGCAAAACAGTGTGATAGAAGATGCCTATAAAGAGACGCTTTATTTGAAAAACTGCAAAGCGAATTTTCGCTTTCCAAAATTTCCTTTTGAGCCAAAAAGGCTCGAAGAAGCGGTGATGCAGCGACGAAGTATACGAGATTTTGAAGGAAAGTATATCAAAAAAGAGCAGTTTGAGTTTATTCTTTCTTGGATGCGAAACCCTGTCCCGAGTGACTGTGATGAAAAAGTGGATATCTGGTATGTTATCAACCGGGTAGATGGGCTTCAGCCAGGACTCTATAAAAATAGTGAGCTTGTAAAGGAGGGGGATTTCCACAACAAAGCGGGGTATCTGTGTTTAGAGCAAGCTCTTGGGAGTCAAAGTGCTGTAACCTTTTTTCTTACAAGCCATGGAGAAAATTATCAGCCTCTCTATCAAAAAGCCGGACTCATAGGTCACAGATGCTATATTGCAAGTGAATATTTAGGCATTGGATGCAGCGGTATTGGAGCTTACTATGACGATGAGGTACGAGAGTTTTTACAAACGGATGATATGGTATTATATGCCTTAGCAATAGGCATATAG
- a CDS encoding YeeE/YedE thiosulfate transporter family protein produces MNFNIVEFFSHTIDLVQKQHHGSLLTIFLIGVVFGVIIQWTRVDTFDKIAGFAMLKGFKVPKMLFLAIGIASIGLYFMIKMGWAHYHVKPIILGGLILGGIIFGIGMAILGLCPGTGPVAVSEGNIDVLTGLIGGLLAGALFTYLYPSLKTIMGPNLGKPTLAQLVGHDWFIFIYGAALMLIAFLLPSHEIEEEVGEV; encoded by the coding sequence ATGAATTTCAACATCGTAGAGTTTTTTTCCCATACAATCGATCTTGTCCAAAAACAGCATCATGGCTCACTTCTGACGATTTTTCTTATTGGCGTTGTTTTTGGTGTAATCATACAATGGACAAGGGTGGATACATTCGACAAAATAGCTGGTTTTGCCATGCTTAAAGGTTTTAAAGTACCTAAAATGCTCTTTTTAGCTATCGGAATCGCCAGTATAGGTCTCTATTTTATGATCAAAATGGGTTGGGCACACTACCATGTGAAACCGATTATTTTAGGGGGACTCATTCTGGGTGGCATTATTTTTGGTATCGGTATGGCCATTTTGGGTCTGTGTCCAGGAACAGGACCGGTCGCAGTGAGTGAAGGAAATATCGATGTACTCACTGGCCTCATTGGTGGACTTTTAGCAGGCGCACTCTTTACCTATCTCTATCCGTCACTCAAAACCATCATGGGGCCAAATCTTGGAAAACCTACTTTGGCACAACTTGTTGGGCATGACTGGTTTATATTCATTTATGGAGCTGCTCTCATGCTTATCGCCTTTTTGCTCCCAAGCCATGAGATTGAAGAGGAGGTTGGCGAAGTCTAA
- a CDS encoding YeeE/YedE thiosulfate transporter family protein, producing the protein MVFPKRLGWIPGAVAIALLIWFTFSTFGADRPIGASTAIAYMGAWLFDLQNGEYGKKIANPGAWEVIFLMGVLLGGFLTSVFITKTFKFRILPPLWKKHKNSSSASRLFWSFIGGFMVVFGARLAGGCTSGHFLSGASQTAISGLIFGGVVIVVLIVTGRLFYKNL; encoded by the coding sequence ATGGTATTTCCAAAAAGACTTGGTTGGATCCCGGGAGCAGTAGCCATTGCTCTTTTAATCTGGTTCACATTCTCTACTTTTGGAGCAGATAGACCTATCGGGGCATCTACGGCAATTGCCTATATGGGAGCATGGCTGTTTGATCTACAAAACGGCGAATATGGCAAAAAGATAGCAAATCCAGGTGCATGGGAAGTGATCTTTTTGATGGGTGTCCTTCTTGGCGGTTTTTTGACATCTGTATTTATTACAAAAACATTCAAGTTTCGCATCTTGCCGCCACTATGGAAAAAGCATAAAAACAGTTCATCTGCTTCAAGACTGTTTTGGAGTTTCATCGGTGGTTTCATGGTCGTTTTTGGCGCCCGGCTAGCAGGTGGATGTACCAGCGGCCACTTTTTAAGTGGAGCAAGCCAGACAGCTATCAGTGGGCTTATCTTTGGCGGCGTTGTCATTGTGGTACTAATCGTTACCGGTAGACTTTTTTATAAAAACCTATAA
- the pckA gene encoding phosphoenolpyruvate carboxykinase (ATP) — protein sequence MEINDFDKLGIKDVKKVYYNPDYETLFQKELEQQEGVETTLGAVAVDTGIFTGRSPKDKYFVKQPPSEKYIAWGDINQPISKEIFDELFEKTKEYLSGKELYVMDAFAGASDDSKKAIRVVTEIAWQAHFVKNMFIRPTEEELQNFHPDFTLYVAANLKNDRYKEHGLNSDVFIIFNIEENIAIIGGTWYGGEIKKGIFSMMNYWLPLEGKLSMHCSANIGDKDDVALFFGLSGTGKTTLSADPNRRLIGDDEHGWDDNGVFNFEGGCYAKVIGLDPEKEPDIYAAIKRDALLENVVVKENGEVDFEDSSKTENTRVSYPIYHICKHKEDLQGPHPKNIIFLSADAFGVLPPVSKLTKEQAMYYFLSGYTAKVAGTERGITEPVATFSACFGEAFLPLHPTVYAKLLGEKIDKHGVNVYLVNTGWTGGPYGIGQRMSLPATRSCINAILNGSITQSEYEILPIFNLEIPTYVEGVDPAILNPRNTWEDKEAYDRQLEHLAKLFIDNFKRYEGYGNFDYSKAGPQL from the coding sequence ATGGAGATAAACGATTTTGACAAACTTGGCATCAAAGATGTCAAGAAGGTCTATTACAATCCAGACTACGAAACACTTTTTCAAAAAGAGCTAGAACAGCAAGAAGGTGTGGAAACGACTCTTGGTGCAGTAGCAGTCGATACGGGAATCTTCACCGGAAGGAGTCCAAAAGACAAATATTTTGTCAAGCAGCCTCCAAGCGAAAAATATATCGCATGGGGAGATATCAACCAACCGATCTCAAAAGAGATCTTTGACGAGCTTTTTGAAAAGACAAAAGAGTATCTCAGCGGTAAAGAGCTCTACGTGATGGATGCGTTCGCTGGTGCCAGCGATGATAGTAAAAAGGCGATTCGGGTCGTCACAGAGATCGCCTGGCAAGCACACTTTGTCAAAAATATGTTTATCCGGCCAACTGAAGAAGAGCTTCAAAACTTCCATCCCGATTTTACCCTCTATGTAGCAGCCAACCTCAAAAATGATCGATATAAAGAACATGGCCTCAATTCAGATGTCTTTATTATCTTCAATATCGAAGAAAATATAGCGATTATCGGCGGTACATGGTATGGGGGAGAGATCAAAAAAGGGATTTTTTCCATGATGAACTACTGGTTGCCACTAGAAGGTAAACTCAGTATGCACTGTTCTGCAAACATCGGGGACAAGGATGATGTAGCGCTCTTCTTTGGTCTTAGCGGAACCGGGAAAACGACCCTAAGTGCCGATCCAAACAGACGTCTTATCGGTGATGACGAGCATGGATGGGACGACAACGGCGTTTTCAATTTCGAAGGTGGCTGCTATGCAAAAGTTATAGGACTCGATCCAGAAAAAGAGCCGGATATCTACGCTGCCATTAAACGAGATGCTCTTTTGGAAAATGTTGTTGTCAAAGAGAATGGTGAAGTCGATTTTGAGGACTCCAGCAAAACAGAAAATACCCGTGTAAGCTATCCGATCTATCATATCTGTAAGCACAAAGAGGATCTTCAAGGGCCACATCCAAAAAATATCATCTTTTTAAGTGCCGATGCTTTTGGCGTTTTGCCTCCGGTAAGCAAGCTCACAAAAGAGCAGGCGATGTACTACTTCTTAAGCGGCTACACAGCCAAAGTAGCTGGAACTGAGCGGGGTATTACAGAACCTGTAGCAACATTCAGTGCATGTTTTGGAGAAGCTTTCTTACCGTTGCACCCTACAGTCTACGCAAAACTACTTGGAGAAAAGATCGATAAACATGGCGTCAATGTCTATCTTGTCAATACGGGATGGACTGGAGGTCCATATGGAATAGGGCAGCGAATGAGTCTTCCTGCTACCAGATCCTGTATCAATGCCATACTCAATGGCTCCATTACCCAAAGCGAATATGAGATCCTACCAATATTCAATCTCGAAATTCCAACATATGTTGAAGGGGTTGATCCAGCAATCCTCAATCCAAGAAATACTTGGGAAGACAAAGAAGCCTACGATAGACAGCTCGAACATCTAGCGAAACTATTTATCGACAACTTCAAACGATACGAAGGTTACGGAAACTTCGACTACTCAAAAGCTGGTCCACAGCTTTAG
- a CDS encoding protein-L-isoaspartate(D-aspartate) O-methyltransferase, translating to MNIIERIELQKCQKMADNIDTIFPLEPPIKEAFASVRRELFVPLGFKHHAYKLDALPIAGNQWISSPLTVAKMTHFLEPVGADSVLEIGCGSGYQAAILSRIVRRVFTVERIERLVREAKQRFKELGTSNIHVRYADGMLGWREFAPYDRILFSAAIETVPKNIFDQLHDEGILVAPIIKGERQVITRFYKNGNKEELDECLFIDSKTGVE from the coding sequence ATGAATATTATAGAACGAATAGAGCTGCAAAAATGCCAAAAAATGGCAGACAATATCGATACGATCTTTCCTCTTGAGCCTCCCATCAAAGAAGCCTTCGCCTCAGTTCGCAGAGAACTTTTTGTACCCCTTGGTTTCAAACATCACGCCTACAAACTGGATGCCCTTCCCATTGCCGGGAACCAATGGATCAGTTCCCCTCTGACCGTAGCAAAAATGACGCATTTCTTAGAACCAGTCGGAGCAGACAGCGTATTAGAGATAGGATGCGGAAGTGGCTATCAAGCAGCCATTTTGAGTCGAATCGTTCGAAGAGTCTTTACGGTAGAGCGAATCGAAAGACTCGTACGTGAAGCAAAACAGCGTTTCAAAGAGCTTGGTACCTCCAACATCCATGTCCGTTACGCCGATGGCATGCTTGGTTGGAGAGAGTTCGCTCCCTACGATCGTATTCTTTTTTCGGCAGCGATCGAAACAGTACCGAAAAATATTTTCGATCAATTGCACGATGAGGGCATATTGGTAGCGCCAATCATCAAAGGGGAGCGTCAGGTTATCACCAGGTTTTACAAAAATGGCAATAAAGAGGAGCTTGATGAGTGTCTCTTTATCGATTCTAAAACGGGAGTGGAGTAA
- a CDS encoding carbon-nitrogen hydrolase family protein, with product MIFSAIQCQTTADFDQNLKTFKKLIQQSGDIVVAPEVVLTGFAYDRFEEAAEFGQKALEELLPLSKNRIICYTQIEKRKGKFYNIAKVLYKEKLVHEQPKVKLFKFGGETDYFSAGNLDQIDLFEIDGKKFGLLICFELRFIEIWQRLKGADIILVPAMWGRLRKRHLEQFTQTLALMHQCFVIASNSANADMAKSSAIIDPFGIPYKDDRKVLLNKTVELSAIKKMRRYMDIGL from the coding sequence ATGATTTTTAGTGCAATCCAGTGTCAAACAACAGCAGATTTTGATCAAAATCTAAAAACCTTCAAAAAACTGATCCAACAAAGCGGCGACATCGTTGTCGCTCCTGAAGTGGTACTCACTGGATTTGCCTACGATAGATTTGAAGAAGCCGCCGAGTTTGGCCAAAAAGCACTCGAAGAACTTCTTCCACTTTCCAAAAACCGAATTATCTGCTACACCCAAATAGAAAAACGAAAAGGCAAGTTCTACAACATCGCTAAAGTTTTATATAAAGAAAAGCTCGTTCATGAACAGCCAAAAGTGAAGCTTTTCAAATTTGGGGGTGAAACGGACTATTTCAGTGCAGGCAATCTAGATCAAATCGATCTTTTTGAGATAGATGGTAAAAAATTTGGACTTCTCATCTGTTTCGAATTGCGTTTCATCGAAATTTGGCAGCGTCTCAAAGGAGCTGATATCATTCTTGTTCCTGCCATGTGGGGGCGCCTTAGAAAACGCCACTTGGAGCAGTTCACCCAAACTTTAGCTCTCATGCATCAATGTTTTGTCATAGCAAGCAACAGCGCCAATGCAGACATGGCCAAAAGCAGTGCCATTATTGACCCTTTCGGTATCCCTTACAAAGATGACAGAAAAGTGCTTCTCAATAAAACGGTAGAGTTATCAGCCATCAAAAAAATGCGACGCTACATGGACATAGGATTATGA
- a CDS encoding ribonucleotide-diphosphate reductase subunit beta, translating into MTYHRKKIYNPESHESVNERKVFGGDPTGIFELNKIKYQWAYNLWEMMLANTWFPKEVDMTQDARDYKLLTDAEKLAYDKVLAQLIFMDSLQTNNLIDNVNPYITAPEINLILVRQAFEEALHSQSYAVMVDSISQNTDEIYELWREDLQLKQKNDYIAHVYEELAANPSDENIVKAMFANQILEGIYFYSGFTYMYTLARSGKMLGSAQMIRFIQRDEVTHLLIFQNMINTVKKERPELFTKELIDDVYKMFEGAVDLETSWGKYITQGQILGLTDEIIEQYIKYLADDRLKRVGLEPMYNVEHPIKWVDDFSKFNDQKTNFFEGNVTNYSKGSLDFDDF; encoded by the coding sequence ATGACATACCATCGCAAAAAGATCTACAACCCCGAATCACACGAAAGCGTCAATGAGCGAAAAGTCTTTGGCGGCGATCCTACGGGGATTTTTGAGCTCAATAAAATCAAATACCAGTGGGCATATAATCTATGGGAGATGATGCTGGCCAACACCTGGTTTCCAAAAGAGGTGGATATGACCCAGGATGCCAGGGATTATAAGCTTTTGACAGATGCAGAAAAACTGGCGTACGACAAAGTTTTGGCTCAGCTCATTTTCATGGATAGCCTTCAAACAAATAACCTCATAGACAACGTCAACCCATATATCACCGCTCCAGAGATCAACCTTATCCTGGTACGCCAGGCGTTTGAAGAGGCTTTACACTCCCAAAGCTATGCGGTGATGGTGGATTCTATCAGCCAAAACACCGATGAGATTTATGAACTGTGGCGAGAAGACCTCCAACTCAAACAAAAAAACGACTATATCGCACACGTTTATGAAGAGCTGGCCGCCAATCCGAGTGATGAAAATATCGTCAAAGCGATGTTTGCAAACCAGATCTTGGAAGGTATCTACTTTTATAGCGGATTCACTTACATGTACACCCTCGCTCGAAGCGGGAAAATGCTTGGAAGTGCTCAGATGATTCGATTTATCCAAAGAGATGAGGTCACCCACTTGCTCATTTTCCAAAACATGATCAATACCGTCAAAAAAGAGCGCCCTGAACTCTTTACAAAAGAGCTTATCGACGATGTATACAAAATGTTTGAAGGGGCAGTGGATCTAGAAACAAGTTGGGGCAAATATATCACTCAGGGACAAATCCTGGGTCTAACCGACGAGATCATCGAACAATACATCAAGTATCTTGCAGATGATCGGCTCAAACGAGTTGGTTTAGAGCCAATGTACAATGTGGAGCATCCTATCAAATGGGTAGATGATTTCAGTAAGTTTAACGATCAAAAAACGAACTTCTTTGAAGGCAATGTAACCAATTACTCGAAAGGCAGCCTCGATTTCGATGATTTTTAG
- a CDS encoding LOG family protein, whose amino-acid sequence MKVATTFGASKADQDSYEYEEGIALGRFLTQQGFLVKCGGYGGLMEAVSKGVYEAGGTCIGIGLEAFDRYRPPNPYLSKKILAKTLYERLELLIEGSELFVAQRGSIGTLNEIFMVTALKYGGLKPDIRIVLLGTEYKKMNCFDENFLENVEIYDTLAEFQKNF is encoded by the coding sequence ATGAAAGTAGCCACCACTTTTGGGGCATCGAAAGCCGATCAAGATTCGTATGAGTATGAAGAAGGGATAGCACTTGGCCGGTTTTTAACGCAACAGGGTTTTTTGGTGAAGTGTGGCGGATACGGTGGGCTCATGGAAGCGGTAAGCAAAGGAGTCTATGAAGCTGGCGGTACCTGTATCGGTATTGGTTTGGAGGCATTCGATCGGTATCGTCCGCCAAATCCATATCTATCCAAAAAAATTTTGGCAAAGACTCTGTATGAGAGATTGGAGCTTTTGATTGAGGGAAGCGAACTTTTTGTAGCCCAAAGAGGAAGTATCGGCACACTCAATGAGATCTTTATGGTCACAGCTTTGAAATATGGAGGATTGAAACCCGATATTCGAATCGTTCTACTGGGGACAGAGTATAAAAAAATGAACTGTTTTGATGAAAATTTTTTGGAAAATGTGGAAATCTATGATACGCTAGCGGAGTTTCAAAAAAATTTCTAA
- a CDS encoding antibiotic biosynthesis monooxygenase family protein: MIVVHTRLPIKPEFQEQFVKHLREKTGIDLSDMEGFEGMQILTPLSIPHMPPNNTFIVETKWKDLQSFLGYTKSDTFKKSHENLPPKEWFAAQPSVEVFEG, translated from the coding sequence ATGATTGTGGTTCATACAAGGTTGCCTATAAAGCCAGAGTTTCAAGAGCAGTTTGTCAAACATCTACGAGAAAAAACCGGTATCGATTTGAGCGATATGGAAGGATTTGAGGGCATGCAGATTCTCACACCTCTTTCGATTCCCCATATGCCACCAAACAATACCTTTATTGTTGAAACAAAATGGAAAGATTTGCAAAGTTTTCTTGGATATACGAAAAGCGATACTTTCAAAAAATCGCATGAGAACCTGCCACCCAAAGAGTGGTTTGCTGCTCAGCCTAGCGTAGAGGTGTTTGAGGGTTAG
- a CDS encoding DUF6858 family protein has translation MKQMTLMEKYPLFVLELNKEETGKKSVDEIITYLKEKIESHPVATYIATFDHYAHTKSLTEGEVSPDIQAAKNIVFCFGKELPKPEVMGVRPRSIGVADLGEKFVISFLEAPNPVANNAMEEWVKGLRG, from the coding sequence ATGAAACAGATGACATTAATGGAAAAATATCCTTTGTTTGTTCTGGAATTAAATAAAGAAGAGACAGGGAAAAAGAGTGTCGATGAGATCATTACCTATCTGAAAGAAAAAATCGAATCTCATCCAGTGGCAACCTATATAGCAACATTCGATCACTACGCACATACAAAAAGTCTTACTGAAGGAGAGGTAAGTCCTGATATCCAAGCAGCGAAAAATATTGTATTTTGTTTTGGAAAAGAGCTTCCAAAACCGGAAGTCATGGGTGTGCGACCAAGAAGTATCGGTGTTGCGGATTTGGGAGAAAAGTTCGTCATCAGTTTTCTCGAAGCACCAAACCCCGTAGCAAACAATGCAATGGAAGAGTGGGTGAAAGGTCTGAGGGGCTAA